TAACAGCACTTCCAATTATTGAGACTCAGGCCGGAGACGTATCTGCATACATCCCAACTAACGTAATTTCGATTACAGATGGACAGATTTTCTTGGAGTCTGACTTGTTCAACTCTGGTGTTCGTCCAGCGATCAACGTAGGTATCTCTGTATCTCGTGTTGGTGGTAACGCACAGATCAAAGCAATGAAAAAAGTATCTGGTACATTGAAGCTTGACCAGGCGCAGTACAAAGAGCTAGAAGCATTTGCTAAATTCGGATCTGACTTAGATGCAGCTACATTGGCTGTTATCGGAAAGGGTGAAAGAAACGTAGAACTTCTTAAGCAACCAGTTAACTCGCCATTACCAGTAGAAAATCAAATTGCGATGATCTACGCAGGTACTGAAAACTTGCTAAAAAATATTCCTGTTAAAAAAGTTAAAGAATTCACTGTAGAATATATAGAATTCCTTAAAAATAAACACCCAGAAGTTATGGCTTCTTTGAAAGCTGGTAAAATCGATGATTCTATCACTGGTGTGTTAAAACAAGTTGCACAAGACTTAGCTGCAAAATATAACTAAAATTAGTTGATGGTTATTGGTTGATAGTTGATGGAGATTTCTATAACTAACAACCAACAACCGACAACCAACAACTAAAATCTATTATGGCAAACTTAAAAGAAATTAGAGGTAGGATTTCATCTATATCATCTACGATGCAGATTACAAGTGCTATGAAAATGGTTTCCGCGGCGAAACTAAAGAAAGCACAAGACGCTATCGTTATGCTAAGACCTTACTCTGAAAAGCTTCAAGAAATTATTGAAAACGTTAGCTCTAGTTCTGACTCCGAAAACGTGTCAGAATACGCAATACAACGTGAGGTAAAGAATGTTCTTTACATTGTTGTAACTTCTAACAGAGGTCTTGCAGGCGCTTTCAACTCTTCAGTTATCAAAGAGCTGAATCATCAACTTGCTGCTAATTCTTCTCAAAATATCGAGATTGTTACGGTTGGTAAAAAAGTATATGATGCGGTAAGAAGAAACAAAACTGTGTTCGAAAATCACAGTAACTTATTTGATAATCTTTCTTTTGAGAATGTTGCTAAAATGACTCAAAAAATTATGGATGAGTATAAGTTGGAGAAATTTGACAAAGTCTATTTAATCTATAACAAATTCATAAATGCAGCAACTCAAGAGGTTGTAACAGAACAAGTCCTTCCGATTGCGATGCCAGAAAAAACTGAAGAAATCAATGCTGATTATGTTTTTGAACCTGGTAGAGATGCGATTTTAAAAACTCTTATTCCAAAATCAATCAAAACACAAGTTTACAAAGGTATTTTGGATTCTGTAGCTTCTGAGCATGGTGCGCGTATGACGGCGATGCACAAAGCAACAGATAACGCACAAGAGCTTAAAAATGACTTGGTTATTTTCTACAATAAAGCCCGTCAGGCTGCCATTACAAACGAAATTCTTGAGATCGTTTCTGGAGCAGAGGCGCTTAAAAATAGTTAATTAAAGTTAATAGTTAGTTTGGTAAAACGCATCGAAGATGATTCTTCGATGCGTTTTTGTTGTTATCATAAGGTATGATATCTCGCGTCTCACATGATTTTTTTAAATTCAAAACAATTTTATAATTTTTAATAATAGAAACATAGAGTATCAAATGTCTGTTGAGTTTTAAATAACAAATTTTAAGTTGTTTTTATTTCATATATTTGTAGCAATTATATTTATTTTTAATAATTAAATGGACCCCGATAGTTTAGTCAAACTTCTTATAGCACTTCTGTTAGTGCTTCTCAATGGTTTCTTCGTAGCCGCAGAATTCTCAATCGTTAAAGTACGTTACTCACAAATCCAGCTAAAAGCTGCTGAAGGTAACAAAATGGCAAAGCAAGCCGAACACATCATCAAACATCTTGATGAATATCTTTCTGCAACACAGTTAGGAATTACGCTAGCTTCCCTAGCTCTAGGTTGGGTAGGAGAGAGCGCGTTGCATCATATTATCGAAGATCTGTTTCATTATTTTAATTTTGCAATTTCTCAGACGACGATTACCACAATTTCGGTGGTTTGTAGTTTTATGTTAATTACGATAATGCACATAGTTTTTGGAGAATTGGTTCCAAAGTCGATTGCGATTCGTAAGTCAGAGCCGACAACATTTTTTATCGCAACGCCGCTTCGTTTGTTTTATAATATTTTCAAACCATTTATTTGGTTAATGAATTCATTGTCAAATAATTTCTTACGATTGATAAACATTAATCCTGTTTCTGATCAAGATATTCACTCTACCGAGGAATTACAATTGTTGGTAAAGCAAAGTGCTGATAATGGAGAAATTCAGGAAGAGAATTATGAAATCATAAAAAATGCTTTTGATTTTACCGATCACAATGCAAAACAAATTATGATTCCGAGGCAGAACATCGTTTCTGTTGACATAGAAGATGATCGCGAAGAAATTATCAATCAATTGATGGATAGTGGCTATTCGCGTATTCCGGTTTATGAAGGATCTATCGATAATATTATTGGTATTTTCTATACCAAAGAAATTATTAGAGAATATATCAGAAGTAAAGGCGAGTTGTCACATGATGATCTTAAACGCTTGATGCGTGAAGCTTATTTTGTAGTTGGCAGTAAAAAGATTTCTGATCTTTTGAAAATTTTCCAACAGAAAAAACAACATTTAGCCGTTGTTATTGATGAGTTTGGCGGTACGGAAGGTATTATCACATTAGAAGATATTCTGGAAGAATTGGTGGGCGAAATCCAAGACGAAGAGGACGAAGAAGAAAAAATTGTTGACGAAGTGGCTCAAAATGTCTATTGGGTACAGGCAACGCAACCTTTGGAAGAGATTAATGAGTTTTTACCAAAAGATTTCCAATTGTCCGACGAGTCAGAGTATAATACGTTGGCAGGTTTTATCCTTAAAGAATTAGAAGATATTCCAGAAGAAAACCAAGAATTTGATTGTAATGATTATCACATCAAAATTCTGAAAATGCAAAACAAAAGTGTGGAAGTCGTGGAATTGGTGTACACACCGCACGAACCCGATTTTGATGTGGAAGCTTAATCCAAAATTTCAAAAATTTTAATTTTTAAAATCCATGAAAATTTTTAATCACGATTCTTTTGACAAACCGCAACGTCAGCACGAAGAAGATGTTTTGGTCCTAGAAAAAGAAGACGAAGTTTACAAACTCGTTTTGTACAACGACGATGTTAACACGTTCGATTTTGTCATCGAATGTCTAATAGAGATTTGTAAACATAGCTTCGAACAAGCAGAACAATGCACCGTACTTGTTCATTATAAAGGCAAATGTACGGTGAAAACAGGCGATTTGGATTTGTTAAAACCAATGAACCAAATGCTATCCGAACGTGGCCTAACTTGCGAAATCGTTTAAAATAACAGATACAAAATGCGCCTCAAAATAAAATTTTGAGGCGCGTTTATTTTTAATATTTTCGTTATAAATTCTGAAGATTAATCGTATTGGTTCGGTCTTCAATTTTATAATTCAGAGCTTTTGCAAGGACAAAAATTTCATTAAGATTATCGATAAGCTGCTTTTTTCCTTCGTTTTGTAATTTAGCATAATCGATATTTTTTTCCATATTTTTCTTTGCCGATTCCATAATGCCGTTGATATCAGCTTGACTGAATCTGTTGATCGCGTAGTCGTCCATAAAATGGATTTTAACATCAGGAAAAACTTTGATCTCAGCTTGAGGAAGCTCATCGATAACCAGTTTTTTATTAATGGTATCAATATCCACTTTCATCTTTTTCAGATCATAAGTAACTTGTGCTTTTGCCGTGGTGTAAAGCACCATTTCCTTTGGTAGGACATCGTAGCCAGCAAAGGAGAAAGCTTTGCTTTTGTGCGTTTGAAAGCTTGAAAAATCTTGCTCCATAACGATCATTTTGTTCATTTTGGTGATTTGGTTGGTCAGTAGATAATAATCTTTGTTGATGACGGCAGCTTCTTCTTTGTGGCAACCTTTCCACGCTAATAGACAAAAAATGGTCAGAAGAATTCCAACCACAAAAGATAATATTGCATTAATATTTTTCATTAACCTCAGGCTGTATTTTAGTTTGATCTTTGTTTTTAAGAACATTAATTAGATCTTTTTCTAAGAATCCAGATTCTGGATATTCAATAATTCTGCCAACCTCTTGTCCATATTTTTTTACAATAAAAGTCGGAACTCTTTGGATGTTAAAAAGTCCTTCTTCACCGTTGGGTGCTTCTTTTTTTCTGTTAACAGCGATAATTTGAATTTTGTTTTGGTTAACGCCCGCTTCATTCATTATTTTCATAAAACGAGGAAATTCACGATGGCTATCTTCGCACCAAGTTCCTAAAAAAACAACGAAAGAATAACCTGAAATCTTTTCTTTTTTTAGTTGTTTCAAACTTTCTTCGTGGATTTTGTAGTTGTTATATTCTTTGGTGTACCAATCCGAAAATGGTTCTTTTTTAAATTGATCCAAAGTCTGTTCTCCCAACAACATTTTGCCATCGGTCTGTGTATCTACTTCGCGGTTCACCACCACTTTTTGTGCAAAACAACTTTGTAAACTCATAGTCAGTATTCCGATTGTTAAAATTCGCGTTAATTTTTGTTTCATTATGTTGTGTTTTTAAGAAAGAATAGATTTAAGGTCTGCTGGAGAATAGTTGATACTTTTGAGAACTTTGTTATCCTCTTTTCTGTAAACATTATATTTTTCACCAGATTTTTCATAAAAAACATCAACGTTTTTATCTTGGTAATTTTTTACAGTTTCTTGTGCTTCTTCTTCATTCGCGCAAGCTTTGGACATATTAGAACGTTGTACTTCGTTGAAAAGTTCCACAAATTTCTCACCCATACCAAACTCTAAAACCGCACCAGAAAGAACGTATTGTAAATCGCAAAGAGCATCGGCAATTTCCACCAAATCATTATCAGCAATGGCTTGTTTTAATTCGTTAAGCTCTTCTTGTAAAAGACTAACTCTTAGGTCGCAACGTTCTTTGGAAGGGATTTGTGGGGTGTCAAGAATTGGGGCTTTGAAGGTTTTATGAAATTCGCCAACTTGGTTAAGGCTGTCTATTTTGTCCATTTAGATTTTTATTTTAAAGCAAATATAATGATTAATGACTAAAACTTTTATAAAGAAAAAGACCGAAACAGAGTTCCGATCTTAATTTTATTAAATTCTAAAATTGTTTAAAATTTATTTTGTGATAGCTCTTCCGATGACCAATCTCTGGATTTCTGAAGTTCCTTCGCCGATTGTACAAAGTTTTGAATCTCTATAGAATTTTTCCGCTGGGAAATCTTTGGTATAACCATAACCACCAAAGATTTGTACCGCGTTGTTAGAAATTCTTACACAAGCTTCGGAAGCATAAAGTTTTGCCATCGCACCTTCTTTGGTCATTGGCTGTTTTGCCATTTTAAGAGTTGATGCTCTTTGAATTAATAATTCTGCAGCATCGATTTCTGTTGCCATGTCCGCTAGCATGAAGTTAATCGCCTGGAAACTTGAAATCGGATTCCCGAACTGATGTCTTTCTTTAGCATATTTCAAAGCCGCTTTGTAAGCGCCTCTTGCAGTGCCTAAACTAAGTGCAGCAATAGAAATTCTACCGCCATCCAAAATTTTCATAGCTTGTTTGAAACCTTCTCCAACTTCGCCTAATCTGTGAGAATCAGGAACTCTTACGTTATCGAAAATGAGTTCCGCCGTTTCTGAAGCTCTCATTCCTAATTTATTTTCTTTTTTACCAGACGTAAAACCAGGCATTCCTTTTTCTAAAACAAAAGCTGTTGAATTATTTTTGGCACCTTTTTCTCCTGTTCTTGTCATTACCACTGCGATATCGCCAGAAATAGCGTGTGTAATAAAGTTTTTTGCCCCGCTAATGATCCACTCGTCACCATCTTTAACAGCTGTTGTTGACATGCCTCCAGAGTCTGATCCTGTGTTGTGTTCAGTAAGTCCCCAAGCTCCGATTACTTTACCAGAAGCTAGTTGTGGAAGCCATTTCATACGTTGTTCTTCGTTCCCGAATTCGTAGATGTGGTTGGTACAAAGTGAATTGTGTGCAGCAACAGATAGTCCAATAGATGGGTCAACTTGAGAAATCTCATCCAATATCGCGACATATTCGTGGTAGCCAAGGCCAGAACCTCCATATTGCTCAGGAATTACAATGCCCATAAAACCCATTTCTCCCAATTGGTGGAAAAGTTCTACAGGAAATGTTTGACTTTCGTCCCATTCCATAATATTCGGGCGGATATTTTTTTCTGCGAAATCTCTTGCGGTCTCAGCGACCATTTTTAAGTTGTCCATATTAAATTATTGTTTTCCAAATATAATCCAATTTAGAATCGAGTCAAAATTTTTCTTTTAATTCATTGAATGTTGTTTTGTTTAGTCTTTTGATTATTAGGTTATTAATTTTTAATGTGATGTTTATATATTGTTTCGAACAGATAGCAGATAATTAATTATCTTTATACCCCTTATAATTTTAAGTATGAAAAAACTCTATTTTGGATTATTGATTCTACCAAGTTTAATTTTTGGTCAAACGGAAACTTATTATTTTGGTACAGAAAATCTTTCAGGATATCAATTAAAATCAAAATTACACGATATAATTTCTAACAAACCAATTAGCTGGAACTACGGTGATCTTCCCAATTTTTACGCGATAACCGATGTCGATCGTTATTATGAAAATAATGGAAGCCTTTTGGATATTTATTCTGAAATTCCAGATGGGCCAGATGCCTACGAGTATAATTTTAGTCAAATGATTGGAACTGCTTCGCAAGAAGCCCAAGGTTGGAACCGCGAACATGGCATGCCGCAAAGTACGTTTAATAGCAATTACCCAATGTATTCGGATTTATTTTTTGTAATTCCTACAGATGCCAGAATCAATCAATTGAGAAGCAATTATCCCTACGGAATTGTTGGCAACGCGAGTTATACTTTTACAAATGGTTCTAAACAAGGTACGAATGCAATCCCAAATTCTACTTACGGAGAACGTGCCTACGAACCGATTGATGAATTCAAAGGAGATGTTGCGAGAATGCTTCTTTATTATGCCGTGCGTTACGAAGGGAAATTAGGAACGTTTAATTATAGTTCGAATGCTATGCCTTCTAAAGATCGAAATCCGATGGATGGTACGGAAGAGCGTGCTTACGAAAAATGGTATATCGACATGTTGATTAGTTGGCATAATCTGGATCCAGTCTCACAACGAGAAATCGATCGCAATAATTATGTGTACACTATTCAGAAGAATAGAAATCCATTTGTCGATCATCCAGAATGGGTCGATTCTATTTGGAATCAAACTTCGGATAATGTCGCGCCACAGGCCGTGTCGGCTTTGTCTGTTACTAAAAATTCGGCCTATTTCACGAGTTTGCAATGGCAGGCAAGTCCCGACGCCGATGTTATTGGGTACGAAATTTATCAAAACGGAACTTTAATTGCAAAAACAAAATCTACCAATTTTACGGTTGACAGATTATCGCCCTCCACAACTTACACTTATCATATTATTGCTTACGATAATGCCTATCTTAAAAGTGCACAAAGCAATACGTTGTCTGTAACCACTTTGGATTCTGATGTTTATTCTAAAGATTTGTTTATTTCAAAATATATTGAAGGATCAGGAAATAATCGGGTTTTGGAAATTACCAATTTAACAGGTCATGAGGTTGATTTGCAAGGCTATCGTTTGGGAATTCAGATGAAAGGAAGTGTTTATTATTTCGCAGAAGCTTTGGAGTTAGAAGGTGTTGTCCCACATGGACAAAGTTTTGTAGCGATTAATCCAAATGCAAATTTGTCGTGTTATACAACATCCAATGCAAAAATCCAATCTGCTGCGCCAGCTTTGCAATTTACAGGTAAAAATTATGT
This genomic stretch from Chryseobacterium sp. POL2 harbors:
- the atpG gene encoding ATP synthase F1 subunit gamma, whose translation is MANLKEIRGRISSISSTMQITSAMKMVSAAKLKKAQDAIVMLRPYSEKLQEIIENVSSSSDSENVSEYAIQREVKNVLYIVVTSNRGLAGAFNSSVIKELNHQLAANSSQNIEIVTVGKKVYDAVRRNKTVFENHSNLFDNLSFENVAKMTQKIMDEYKLEKFDKVYLIYNKFINAATQEVVTEQVLPIAMPEKTEEINADYVFEPGRDAILKTLIPKSIKTQVYKGILDSVASEHGARMTAMHKATDNAQELKNDLVIFYNKARQAAITNEILEIVSGAEALKNS
- a CDS encoding hemolysin family protein; translation: MDPDSLVKLLIALLLVLLNGFFVAAEFSIVKVRYSQIQLKAAEGNKMAKQAEHIIKHLDEYLSATQLGITLASLALGWVGESALHHIIEDLFHYFNFAISQTTITTISVVCSFMLITIMHIVFGELVPKSIAIRKSEPTTFFIATPLRLFYNIFKPFIWLMNSLSNNFLRLININPVSDQDIHSTEELQLLVKQSADNGEIQEENYEIIKNAFDFTDHNAKQIMIPRQNIVSVDIEDDREEIINQLMDSGYSRIPVYEGSIDNIIGIFYTKEIIREYIRSKGELSHDDLKRLMREAYFVVGSKKISDLLKIFQQKKQHLAVVIDEFGGTEGIITLEDILEELVGEIQDEEDEEEKIVDEVAQNVYWVQATQPLEEINEFLPKDFQLSDESEYNTLAGFILKELEDIPEENQEFDCNDYHIKILKMQNKSVEVVELVYTPHEPDFDVEA
- a CDS encoding ATP-dependent Clp protease adaptor ClpS, encoding MKIFNHDSFDKPQRQHEEDVLVLEKEDEVYKLVLYNDDVNTFDFVIECLIEICKHSFEQAEQCTVLVHYKGKCTVKTGDLDLLKPMNQMLSERGLTCEIV
- a CDS encoding DUF4230 domain-containing protein, whose amino-acid sequence is MKNINAILSFVVGILLTIFCLLAWKGCHKEEAAVINKDYYLLTNQITKMNKMIVMEQDFSSFQTHKSKAFSFAGYDVLPKEMVLYTTAKAQVTYDLKKMKVDIDTINKKLVIDELPQAEIKVFPDVKIHFMDDYAINRFSQADINGIMESAKKNMEKNIDYAKLQNEGKKQLIDNLNEIFVLAKALNYKIEDRTNTINLQNL
- a CDS encoding TlpA family protein disulfide reductase; translated protein: MKQKLTRILTIGILTMSLQSCFAQKVVVNREVDTQTDGKMLLGEQTLDQFKKEPFSDWYTKEYNNYKIHEESLKQLKKEKISGYSFVVFLGTWCEDSHREFPRFMKIMNEAGVNQNKIQIIAVNRKKEAPNGEEGLFNIQRVPTFIVKKYGQEVGRIIEYPESGFLEKDLINVLKNKDQTKIQPEVNEKY
- a CDS encoding nucleoside triphosphate pyrophosphohydrolase family protein, whose translation is MDKIDSLNQVGEFHKTFKAPILDTPQIPSKERCDLRVSLLQEELNELKQAIADNDLVEIADALCDLQYVLSGAVLEFGMGEKFVELFNEVQRSNMSKACANEEEAQETVKNYQDKNVDVFYEKSGEKYNVYRKEDNKVLKSINYSPADLKSILS
- a CDS encoding acyl-CoA dehydrogenase family protein, whose product is MDNLKMVAETARDFAEKNIRPNIMEWDESQTFPVELFHQLGEMGFMGIVIPEQYGGSGLGYHEYVAILDEISQVDPSIGLSVAAHNSLCTNHIYEFGNEEQRMKWLPQLASGKVIGAWGLTEHNTGSDSGGMSTTAVKDGDEWIISGAKNFITHAISGDIAVVMTRTGEKGAKNNSTAFVLEKGMPGFTSGKKENKLGMRASETAELIFDNVRVPDSHRLGEVGEGFKQAMKILDGGRISIAALSLGTARGAYKAALKYAKERHQFGNPISSFQAINFMLADMATEIDAAELLIQRASTLKMAKQPMTKEGAMAKLYASEACVRISNNAVQIFGGYGYTKDFPAEKFYRDSKLCTIGEGTSEIQRLVIGRAITK
- a CDS encoding endonuclease — encoded protein: MKKLYFGLLILPSLIFGQTETYYFGTENLSGYQLKSKLHDIISNKPISWNYGDLPNFYAITDVDRYYENNGSLLDIYSEIPDGPDAYEYNFSQMIGTASQEAQGWNREHGMPQSTFNSNYPMYSDLFFVIPTDARINQLRSNYPYGIVGNASYTFTNGSKQGTNAIPNSTYGERAYEPIDEFKGDVARMLLYYAVRYEGKLGTFNYSSNAMPSKDRNPMDGTEERAYEKWYIDMLISWHNLDPVSQREIDRNNYVYTIQKNRNPFVDHPEWVDSIWNQTSDNVAPQAVSALSVTKNSAYFTSLQWQASPDADVIGYEIYQNGTLIAKTKSTNFTVDRLSPSTTYTYHIIAYDNAYLKSAQSNTLSVTTLDSDVYSKDLFISKYIEGSGNNRVLEITNLTGHEVDLQGYRLGIQMKGSVYYFAEALELEGVVPHGQSFVAINPNANLSCYTTSNAKIQSAAPALQFTGKNYVELNFKNFTVDAIGTKGEDNANADKSLYRLASITEPNTTFALSEWQSYPIDYCQDLGVLTTQEFVAKAPAQIYPNPVFDIVNIKSDTKMSQFQILDTSGRMMKTGVLNSKNNAVNVSDLATGVYFLKLDNQVQQFIKK